A section of the Xiphias gladius isolate SHS-SW01 ecotype Sanya breed wild chromosome 8, ASM1685928v1, whole genome shotgun sequence genome encodes:
- the LOC120793339 gene encoding homeobox protein DBX1-B-like — MMFPRSVLPSPFYPGLLRPPAALSSPLTRSLRSSFLVEDLLRLSQPVSYIHRTFSSRHFGDILPLNPQPGASPRALGPSTEGSVLQSSVQQTRSSPGSQRTACTDSGYLKFGVNAILAPSIRSVQSFQTKSFPLPFFDGCLHPFIRATYFTASSSVIPVPGTFSWPLAPRGKPRRGMLRRAVFSDLQRKALERTFQKHKYISKPDRKKLASKLGLKDSQVKIWFQNRRMKWRNSKERELLSTGGCRQQTLPTKTNPHPDLTDVGSTYGHRLDGNAPTSQVPLESRDSHLHHHHHHNHHHNPSFPLESSKQSELSESDSEEITVS; from the exons ATGATGTTTCCCCGCAGCGTTCTGCCGTCTCCTTTCTACCCGGGCTTACTGCgtcctcctgctgctctctcCTCGCCCCTGACCCGGTCACTCCGCTCAAGCTTCCTAGTTGAAGATCTCCTCCGTTTAAGCCAGCCTGTAAGTTACATACATCGGACTTTCTCTTCAAGACATTTCGGGGACATTCTCCCGCTCAACCCACAGCCAGGCGCCTCTCCCCGGGCGTTAGGACCCAGCACAGAGGGGTCTGTGCTTCAGAGCTCCGTCCAGCAGACCCGCAGCAGCCCTGGCTCTCAGCGAACTGCCTGCACGGACTCCGGCTACCTCAAGTTCGGCGTCAATGCGATACTGGCACCATCCATACGGAGCG tcCAGAGTTTTCAGACTAAGTCCTTCCCTTTGCCTTTCTTTGATGGATGCCTCCATCCTTTCATCAGAGCTACCTATTTCACAG CTTCCTCCTCTGTGATTCCTGTCCCAGGAACGTTTTCATGGCCACTGGCCCCCAGAGGGAAGCCCAGGAGAGGCATGCTGCGGCGGGCTGTGTTCTCAGACCTCCAAAGGAAGGCCTTAGAAAGAACTTTCCAGAAGCATAAATACATCAGCAAACCAGACAGGAAGAAACTTGCCAGTAAACTGGGACTTAAAGACTCCCAG GTGAAGATTTGGTTTCAAAACCGGAGGATGAAATGGAGAAACTCCAAGGAGAGGGAGCTGCTATCGACAGGCGGGTGTCGCCAGCAGACCCTCCCCACCAAAACCAACCCGCACCCAGACCTCACAGATGTAGGTAGCACCTACGGCCACAGGCTTGACGGGAATGCACCCACGAGCCAAGTACCGCTGGAAAGCCGGGACTCACatcttcaccaccaccaccaccacaatcATCATCACAATCCTTCGTTTCCCTTGGAATCCAGCAAACAGTCAGAGCTCTCAGAGTCAGACAGTGAAGAAATCACAGTTTCATAA